The genomic region taaaggaattaatgcttcgtAATTGGGCCCCACTAAGGAGGCGTGccacattcctgtagcgtgacagacataaccagccagacacatagtccccagaccggaagtcggtttagccctatacgtttagagtacgctactcgccaagtctcgtgacttttacaaagtcccttttctcagaggctcatagctgaattatgtgcatgtgcaattaattatctctaatttacaaattttaacgcgcgttagtcaACCACGAcctttaacgcgcgctaatcTCCTCTTTGAGTCAGCTTTCTGACTGGCCTGCATGACTGTAATCATTTTCTTTCCCGTTCTAGCCAAATCGCAGAAAACCAGCCACAGCAGCATTCGTTTGCGATATACTCCAGTTCTCCTGTTTTGTTAGAACTCATTCCTACGCTGCTGCTCGTACCGTCTGGAGGCGAAAAACGGCTATACGGTTCACACATACCGGCATTGGTGTCAACCGAATTGACTGAGCACTCAATGGCGGATTGCTCCAAAAGTTTTCTCTCTTGTAGAGGGAACGAGACGAAGACAGCACGTTGGCTTACGGAAAACTACGAGTTGTCACCAGGTTCGTGTGTTGCACGCTGTTTCTTATACAATCACTACCTAAAACACCAGCAGCCCGATAACCTGGAAATGTTAAATTCGGCTGCGTTTGGAAAAATTGTGAGAATCGTTTTTGGGAGACTTGGAACGAAACGTCTCGGCAAACggtacatttaattaattaataattattgcattATGTTtgatgcttgtttgtgtgcccAGAGGGAATACTATGTACTATTACTGCGGCATCCGACCTAAACATGTTCCGTCATCCAACACAGATGCACTCGTAAGCATGGAAACTAGGAACAGAGAGTTACGAAGAGAAGACAACTGGTAAGAGAAAAATTCTCGGTTACTCGAGAGACGCATGCATAATAGAATATAAATCATAAAGAATGCTATGCATGAAATGTGTCGTTTTACATACGTGTagaatatgtcacgtgaccttaaGGCACGTTGATTGGTATAAAATAGTTAACGGTCTACAACATGCTTGTATAAGCCTAACAGTGTTTGTGAAGGTCAAGCAATAAACGTGGCGAGTCTCCTGACTCTGGCATCACCAGCAGCCCTAACATATGTATCGACTCTCGGACGTCCGGTCTAGAAGTACAGGCACTTGAAGGGATCGAAAGTAGCAGGACGACACTACCTAGTGGATTGACAAACGAAGATGTCAGCAAATTTACAACAGCGTACACGCTACACTGCGAGGTAGGTTCAGTATCTTAAGATAATGTTGACCAATAAGGTAGAGAACGACACAAATGACTAGAGTTCACGCGCATGCTGGCTCATGCTCACCTGCTTCGACCTCCTTAACGCAGTAAAGTCCGTCCCTCTATAGCACTAGGGCGCATACACCTAAAGTTGAGCGCATTGCAAGTAGatatttgcttttgtgttttagGCTGTGTTGGAGGCACTAGCCAAACTGCAATTCTCTGAGCCAGAAATGCTGTGGGTCAAATTCTGGGGTTCAACTGACAACAGGTTAGCTAAAAGCACTAACATACTGCTCCAAACATTTCTCAGAAACACCGTACGGTAATAGCTGCCATGCATTAGGAGATTGACAGTTACAGTAACTATATACACAGACAATattagactcgtacccagtcctcctcttcgcgcgcgctccacttgttttgacaagtgctttttgttccactcgccAGGAGGACTGGTGacatattatgtcatgtgaccatttatttcattagtTTTATTAGAAACCGATCTTGTAAATTGTTGCCACCTGCACTGATAATATGGTGTCGAGTAATTAGTCTCACGAGAGTATTACGCTAGACGTCGCCAGccaacacaaaaaacacaaagctTTACGCTCTTTCTAGGGACTGTTCAGAAATTAGAGTTACAAAGTAGATCGCTTTCGTTGCAACGAGCAAAATCCTCGCTTCATGAACATTGTAGCTTCACTATCTAGCGGTAGCGAATGCACCTTGTACGAGCTCCTGTCGTCTATTGACTACCATTCACTTCGTACTGAGCAGCTAGAGACATCTCTGTCAATTCTGGCTGGAGAAGACGTCGTTGTCATAATGTCCACAGTAGAGACACTAGTGAGCTTGCACATAGCGTGACGAAAACTATGCTAATAACCGTCTAATTGTCAAGGTAATTGCTACTCAATTCATTCTACTAGGATCCTACGCGTGCCCTTGTAACAACATTTTTTCGTCTCGCGTTGAAGTTTTGACCAATCAATACACCGAAAACCTACCGcgtgaagaactagttcttcacgtgacataatatgttaccagtccttctcctggcgagtggaacaaaaagcacgtgccaaaacacgtaaagcgcgcgcgaggaggaggactgggtacgagtccaAGACAATATGCGTACAGACTTGACAGACTGATGTACGGGGATCGGACGGACCTCGAGCATGCAAAACGCCCGTATCACCTCGAAACTACGTATACAGTCTGTTAAATTAGTCCTACTGTATTTGTATTGCTCAGTAAAGATGTTTCAATTCATGTGCCTGGTCTATCGAGGACGAAGCTGGAATTGTTGTGTAGTCTAAGTTGGTTTGTGGAATACGTGGAGAAGTGCGACTGTATTTTTTATTCGACCGTCTTAACGCGACTCATACCGGATGTGCTAAAGCCGATCACTACGTCATATAAAAATTCTCTCCTGACATTTGCGAGAAACGCGAAGACTTGGATGAAAACATCACTACAAAACTTACCGCAGAACCTTAGAGCAACAAAGGTTGGTGTTTAGTATGTCTACTGTATTCGtacgcacagacacagacacagacacagacacagacagacagacagacagacagacagacagacagacagacagacacacacacacacacacacacacacacacacacacacacacacacacacagacgaaagacagacagactgacagacacaaacaaacagacagactgacagacacaaacacacagacagatagacagacacagacagacacagacaggcagacagacagacacagacagacagacagacacagacagactgactgacggacggacggacagacggaggaactgacagacatacaaagagagagacagacagacagacagacagacagacagacagacatagtctCCAATTGCATCtaacctaagttgataattttttagagaccAATGTTGGTCTAGTTGatatatatgacagacagacagacagacagacagacagacatacagacagacatacagacagacagacatacagacagccactagctggtactggaggctttgcttgtacactgtagtttttaagtgtagtccttattttgttttacatgagtttcaattttagcttagtttagttgatgaacactactagttggacagtacatagtaccctgcattgcaaaatgtatcatagataaaagttcaaatatatgtgattgacagacagacagacagacagacagacagacagacagacagacagacagacagacagacacacacacacacacacacagcgagagacacacacagtgagagacactcacacgcactcacgcacgcacgcacacacacaaatgagcAGACCCGCTCATCCACAATCTGTCACATCCCTAGGTCTAACACCACCTGTAACTATTACTGCAGGTCTCGACCGTCGACGTTTTCTGCCACAAGCTTCGTCGAACCATCTCCCTAAACCTGCTTGCACAATCAGCACGCGCCGTGTTCGAAAGCCCCGAGAAAGTATCACAAATGCTAACCGACTTTAAACAGATTAATTTCGCCATCATTCAAAAGAAATCGGCGCTGGTGTGCGACTGCGACCGCGCGCACATCCAGCTGGCAAAGGAAGAATTTGAACAgaaactgcaacaacaaccGACATCCTTTGAACAAATATCCTGTTGGCTGGAAACAATACTTGTACGAAACCGTGTACACCAGTCGAAGGCGGTCGGTAAATTTCTACTCAATTGGTCCTACATATTGTCGGAGATAATGCAAAGAATGACGTTGAAACGCTGCACTAGTTTTGGATCGTTTTATCTCGTTCGACTCTTCTGTGACGACTACTTGATCTATCTGTTGGATCGCCGCATCTGCAAGACAGAGGAACACCTGCAGTTTGCCTCCGCGGTAAGAACTATCTTGTTTACACGCAGACACGTCGAATGAAGTGCATAGCTTATGCTTATACCCCATCTACACGAGCACGCATAGCGAGatgagccgagccgagccgcgTCAACCCTTGCCAACCCAGTATACCAGCTtgcgtttacacgacacacttCTTAGGACGCCAGTGCGTgtcactaacgtgcgttagttacttgagcttgacatagctcgcgttagctcacgtttgcaacggGCAGCTCGCGATTTTTCTCTATgactttacaacagtcatatcgagAATGCGAGTCGTCGTACGTCTATCGCCAGGCGACTGTTGCGCACATACAGCAACGGAGGCCGATTTCAAAAGCTGaacttcttgctcatcttgaTCGCTCCACAAATAATTGGATAAGACACAGAGTCTCCGTCTCTATTTGTGCCATTTTCGCacgaagtatgacgcggcgaaAGAAgctttggctacgcgagactatcgAATGAGCACGGGCGGTCCTGTTTCCAGCACGCTATGCATTTATACGATGTACTTGACAAAAGCCAGCCAAGGCTAGCGCGCGTTGGCCGGCTAGAAATACCGTGCCGAGCTGGCACGGTTTGGCACGGCTTGGCCCGCGTTTACAGGTACCATTAAAACCGAGCCAGCACGGACTGGCACGCTTACAAGcgctcgtgtaaacggggtataagACAAATCACCTGCCATGATTCAAAGCAATTTGACACGCATGGTGGTGATTTCGAACCACGGTTATTTGTGTACCCGTGCTTTGCCTCTAAAGGCAGTTTAGTTGTACAGTACGTAATCATATACAACTAAGACTAGATCAGCTGCATGCAGTTAGCCAAAGAACAAAACATATACGTGCATGCTATATACGTACACTATAAATACATATGCTGCACTTACATGCAACTGCAACTGCAACAATCAACTATACTACTGCATGAATTCAGTGCTATAGATCTGCATGCAGTGTATATACGCTCAGCATGCATGCCACATCAATGTCCGGTTACGTCACCGTCGTCCGGCCTCTATAATCGTCTTGTAATACCCATACAATATAACATGTAGACTATCATGCATAATGGCAAAACGAGAGTTTTAAGTTAAGAACGATCGCGAGCTGAGACGGCGAGCGAAGCACAAGAGTGCATGTGCAAATCACCGAAGTCCGAAATCATCAGCTTTTCGTTAGTCATGGCCCGTGATTTATGTACCCGAGGTCTAGAGCATCAAGTCGGCGGTTTGGGATCGCGAGCAAAGGACGAAATTACTATACACAAATCACCGAGCACAGCGGCGTGCCGTTGGCCATTGACCAATAAAATTCTGGAACTGAGTCTTGTGGTCAATAGACAGGGTATCCAGAAGGGTACAGTATAGAACTTAGCTGGCACGCATCTTGCTATCTTTGTTGAATGTAAATGCAAGACTCGGCGCTCTCGAAATGCATGCAGTCAACTGCTTAAGCCTTCCGTGCCGGAATGTATACAATATTGCAACAGGTTTGTCGCAACAGCAAGCAGCAAGGCACCTGTGCGGGAGCGCGCCGCGCCTCACCACTCGAGAGGCCTGGTTGGCAATACATGCCGTTAAAGTAATTACAGTACCCGGATAAGCCtacccacgtgactaaattaTGATTGGGCCAAGTTCAGCGGCGTGCAGCGCACGGCTTTCCGCAAAGATACTAGAACACTAGCCTATCCGCAATGGCACGCGCTCAGTATCACATTTGAAGCTTGCCGCTTTGCCGCGCGGCATCCTCCACAATGTTTCCATTTCCGTTCTTTCTGATGAACAAGGGACATACCACTTGTTGCCGCTCAGCTGAACGGCACTATTGTGAATTAGTCTTAATAATCAAATCTTAATTATAAGTTATAACCAATTAAATGTCTGTGTTTGATGCTTAGTGGACAAGCTCGAAAGTCAAACAGCTGACTACAAGAGCAATAGCAGAACCGAAAGTAAATGGTGAGTTTCCTATACTAACACAGTCTACCTCATTACATGTTTCGAAGATTCTGATCTATACAATATATTGTTTGGTTAGCAGAAAGAGCTGTAACTGCTTCCGGTATGGCATGCTGCGACTGCTTACAGCCTGAAAGTGCGCATGAAGCAAAACAAGACACCTGAAGGGTTTCTGAGACAATGTAAGATGTATGGGCGTCAATTaagtacatacaaacaagaccAGCAACGAATAATGACAAATCTATCTATAGACGTATACATAGAGTTGTTTGTAAACTGGTACAGTGGTGACACATCAGTTAGCCTCGACCTTCCAGACCCATGAAGCGCTGATTCAGAGTTTGAGTCGGCGCTACACGaatctgggaggtcgaggctgtATCAGTGGAGGATCCAAGATGCCTATAGGCACAACTTTTTCAGGTCGCTAGTAAGAAcaacaagaaagcaaaaaGGAAAAGGAGTTGGTGCTGATAGTCTATCAATTCCTCGACGTTtggagacagagaaacagaaagactaTAATCCAGTTGAAGAGTCAAGGCAGTGTTGTAACCGTACAATCACAGTTCTCCTTAGACCATCGTttgaggacagacagacagacagacagacagacaaagacagacggacggacggacaaacagaccgacagacagacagacagacagacagacagacagaccgacagacagatagacagacagatagacagacagacaaatagacagccAACTttaacagacggacagacagactaatagacagaaggacaaacatacatacagacatacagacaaacagacacaaaaacagaggacaaacaaactaaactaaaGCCATATATAGTTGTCCCTCTTGCTTGCAACCATCAACAAAGTGTGTCAAGAATAGTTGCAACAATTTAGTGCATGGTTCCTGATAAGAATAGGCTAGTGGCTGTCATACAAATTTGCACGTCACGTGCACCACGGAACTGATCAGAGGAGACAGCCTCACATCAAAGAGATGACACCCGAGAGAGACTTCTGTACTACACGCATTCATAGCTGGCTGACTACATCAATACATTGACACTCACCAATAACAAATCACTGCTAATATTCCTAGGTAATTTGTGTGGCATATATACAGTGCTTGAAATAAGGCAAAAAAAGTTGGCCGATAAAAGTCCGACCAAAGTAGCTTTAGACCAGACTTCCGCCAAATTTGATCGGACGTTCACAAAATGTGCAATATCATAATAAacatatagtataatataacaTATATAACATTATAAcatataaaatattattaaaaaatttaaaaaacaaaaataaaaacatttatataatatattataattatatatgcaTAATATATTCATAATGTATCCCTAGACATAAAGAGATGTTGTCACTGCTCTGTGGACTTCACGATGCAGCATCATGCATATCATTGTGACATATACACTACATGCACTTCTTTGAGACCTAGCAACCAGATTAGTAGGTGCCATTTGGGGCATAAAGCCCACTGCCTTACTGGGATAGCAAGGTTGTTTCCAGTAACTTGAATTACTTTTAACACCTTGCACTCTTTCACTGTTTGCATTGATTGTACTATGTATTATATAAtgcaatgaacacaaacacttaGAAACTGATCAGCATAATACTCTGCGTtttcattaaaattttatgttgGTTCTCTTCTCCAAATGCGAAAGCGCTTGCTGACAAAAAAGGCAATTCCCATCCTTTCACCATTACTGGTAGGTAGCCAGATGGTGCTTCTTCCCGGCAGAATTGATGCTGCAACGTTGTCCACTCTGAAGGAACGTAAATCAATCGTCAGGAACTCAAATGCAGCCATCAGAAAACGAAAGACAAGTTAAGAAACTAAACTAAATGATTTGTGATAGCCCCTGGCACCTATCATCAGTACTGTGAAACTATGCCAAAGGGTAAGCCTGCTATAATTGCATAGAAAGAGATGAGCAGTGGCCTAGTTGCAGGACTATACTCAATGGATGGCTGGCCAAAGGATGGGATGGCTGCCTTACACATTCAAGACATGCAACAACTGCCAGAAAAATGAATTCAACCCAAccacatgttaattaacacaacacCTAAATGTATAAGTTACTTTCACCTGTGACCACCTGTGTGCAGCAGACA from Corticium candelabrum chromosome 10, ooCorCand1.1, whole genome shotgun sequence harbors:
- the LOC134186205 gene encoding transcription factor RFX3-like, with translation MLTDFKQINFAIIQKKSALVCDCDRAHIQLAKEEFEQKLQQQPTSFEQISCWLETILVRNRVHQSKAVGKFLLNWSYILSEIMQRMTLKRCTSFGSFYLVRLFCDDYLIYLLDRRICKTEEHLQFASAWTSSKVKQLTTRAIAEPKVNAERAVTASGMACCDCLQPESAHEAKQDT